From one Lycium ferocissimum isolate CSIRO_LF1 chromosome 7, AGI_CSIRO_Lferr_CH_V1, whole genome shotgun sequence genomic stretch:
- the LOC132063321 gene encoding pentatricopeptide repeat-containing protein At1g02370, mitochondrial-like — MMRKLSRVNLRRLCTMAAEQSGRDSRLYRRLSALGATKGSVTETINEYMREGRVVKKYELEKCVKELRKYKRYQHALEIMEWMEKRGINLSFGDYGVRLDLIAKVQGIAAAEKYFGSLSPSMQNQSTYGALLNCYCVEKMTDKAFSLFEKMDQLNFTSKSLGFNNLMSLYMRLGQPEKVPPLVQEMKNRKVPLCTFSYNILMNSYSCLDDIEGVERVFEEIKQENAKECDWTTYSNLAVAYVKAGLHEKAVLALKKLEEEMDPRNREAYHYLISLHARISNLGEVYRIWDSLKRFLEKTNSTYLVMLQSLGKLNDINGLEKCYEEWESNCSTYDMRLANNVIGAYLRHDMLNDAEKVFHCALKRSDGPFFLAWEMFMLFYLRKRQIDHALLCMEAIASQLKENKWRPKNETINKFLEYFVEERDVDGAEEFYKFLKKVNCLNSDVYSSLLQTYVAANRTPDDMMLRIKEDGIGMSCELEELLKSVCPG, encoded by the exons ATGATGCGGAAATTAAGCCGAGTGAACCTGAGAAGACTATGTACCATGGCGGCGGAGCAGAGTGGAAGAGACTCGAGGCTCTACCGGAGATTATCAGCTTTAGGAGCCACAAAAGGGTCAGTTACTGAAACAATAAATGAGTACATGAGAGAAGGCAGAGTTGTCAAGAAGTATGAACTTGAAAAATGCGTCAAGGAGCTCCGTAAATATAAAAGATACCAACATGCCCTTGAG ATAATGGAGTGGATGGAGAAAAGAGGTATAAACTTGTCGTTTGGTGACTATGGAGTACGATTGGATCTCATAGCAAAAGTTCAAGGAATAGCTGCAGCTGAAAAATACTTTGGTAGCCTATCACCATCCATGCAGAATCAAAGCACTTATGGAGCACTCTTGAATTGCTACTGTGTTGAAAAAATGACAGACAAGGCGTTTTCCCTCTTTGAGAAAATGGATCAATTGAATTTCACATCTAAATCATTGGGCTTTAACAATCTTATGTCGTTATATATGAGACTAGGGCAACCAGAAAAAGTGCCCCCCTTGGTACAGGAAATGAAGAACAGAAAGGTTCCACTATGCACGTTTTCGTATAATATCTTGATGAATAGCTATTCTTGTTTAGATGATATAGAAGGAGTTGAAAGAGTCTTCGAGGAGATAAAGCAGGAGAATGCTAAGGAGTGCGATTGGACCACATATAGTAACTTGGCTGTTGCCTATGTTAAGGCTGGGCTTCACGAAAAAGCTGTGTTAGCTCTAAAGAAGCTTGAGGAAGAGATGGATCCTCGTAATCGTGAGGCTTACCACTATTTGATTAGTTTGCATGCCAGAATATCTAATTTAGGCGAGGTTTATCGTATTTGGGATTCTCTAAAGCGTTTCTTGGAGAAAACCAATTCTACTTATCTTGTCATGCTTCAGTCCCTTGGTAAGCTTAATGACATAAATGGTTTAGAGAAATGCTATGAGGAATGGGAATCAAACTGCTCTACTTATGATATGAGGCTGGCAAATAATGTCATTGGTGCTTATCTGAGGCATGACATGTTAAACGACGCAGAGAAAGTCTTTCATTGTGCTTTGAAAAGATCAGACGGACCTTTCTTCTTGGCTTGGGAAATGTTCATGCTTTTCTATTTGAGGAAGCGTCAAATTGATCATGCTCTGCTGTGCATGGAAGCAATTGCCTCTCAGCTAAAGGAAAATAAATGGCGACCAAAAAACGAAACCATAAATAAGTTTCTCGAGTATTTTGTAGAAGAGAGAGATGTTGATGGTGCTGAGGAGTTCTACAAGTTTCTGAAGAAGGTGAATTGCCTTAATAGTGATGTCTATAGTTCATTGCTTCAGACTTACGTAGCTGCCAACAGAACACCAGACGATATGATGCTGAGAATTAAGGAAGATGGAATTGGAATGAGTTGCGAGCTTGAAGAATTGCTTAAAAGTGTTTGTCCTGGATAA